The Plasmodium vinckei vinckei genome assembly, chromosome: PVVCY_14 genome window below encodes:
- a CDS encoding pentatricopeptide repeat domain-containing protein, putative yields MNYPTSLIRFKDLRVNNIKGKIFYTNRGQYKTNSFLYYCINNLSQLNNVRKNYSSLGQLVDRKKNVVNLSDDGNIVKSYKRVNIKKILKGNKKSEEFENGVICSKKNKLGDTNTESNFVNFNGMGIQSEYNTKENVYENREDKIIMNNIEQKDKELKNSQEDYSTQIDVSSMDEIYLKNLQKKNKRDIDDENIKNSVDELFYSKGTKKKLMKRLIFNSNCDYMDLINKYQEFKEIDEDKFYALDNSVNNSTNLEQDGNKANDKFGYLHEVERENIDENKYINTNFKYLKNNTNISIFSEVGKKEILDTCKRKKNMQNEINKNSQEKNIFNNDIFFWLKRKVHRSIDWNISPDRLNKQDDIIDVTELNCLEKNNTPESDMVEEGKNISAYDKLDKQKLILDKNNENFQTDEEKKTKRAYIEKKISPFNFLKKLNINVVDEENKDMKKELENENNKNDEKIKEAREKEKESLIQMYLNNLEDKKSKLSLNNILDKEKEPLNLSDTNIDSNSVHKFTSDKDSEHSLEFIPMAGNDKKDDETVIDELICQANNQEDIKREPKDKTYEGIIDNSKNIFKKLKENYELFKKENMSPYILEGCEKYINYYYGIEKEEKIKEMKQYSELNFYDVIKDKNFTIENYNMLIKSKILFNKEEEAFNYFNLLKKYDFKINVDTYNSLMYTCIVQKNAKLSRLIYLQMIKDMFIPNKNTFCIMIKSHILDNDIKSAFHLYRKMVKEEIEVDLPIYSTLIDGLIKHKLYKRAENFYNYIINYKNVVPDEILYTIMIKNCSYNGEAEKCLNIYETMLSNNLRITDITLIEIINCLSKRVDYFHKVFHFYNIYLANDMKLNHRIMLYMIIACSNSGNIKRLKEILKTMNKYKIKITDEMYCYIIRAFANNCKSRNMQISEKNNNIKYAWGIIYYMMNIRKNNINDKSNVSGSSTENEHTNSPLIQKKNHIVNTKLLNSIVLLYINCEYYEYSINMLKYYSYFHCIPDYYTFNMLFKMLFYKQKDYGKVICLYNYMVNNTNIKIDEHTFDLVLNSAIKTKSSKNTLFILRHMFTAKIYPTPKTIKKLFHVARHITDIQLIINSMIHQQKKDIYEENVKENQLIQLNIDEYELNLFKDGKTFKTKSEIDQVRDQFFKRKERIEKDKKMSKNKKSSDWLPYGQYLQSKKKGGEIYAKKVDRPRPLPFD; encoded by the coding sequence ATGAACTACCCAACCAGTTTGATACGTTTTAAAGATCTGAGAgtgaataatataaaaggcaaaattttttacaccAATAGAGGGCAATATAAGACAAACTCGTTTTTATACTACTGTATTAATAACTTAAGTCAGTTAAACAAtgtaagaaaaaattactCTAGTTTAGGACAGCTAGTtgatagaaaaaaaaatgttgtaAATTTAAGTGACGATGGTAATATTGTCAAAAGCTACAAAAgagtaaatataaagaaaatacttaagggtaataaaaaatcggAAGAATTTGAAAATGGGGTAATTTGcagcaaaaaaaacaaactaGGGGATACAAATACGGAAtctaattttgttaattttaatgGCATGGGCATTCAATCAgaatataatacaaaagAGAATGTTTATGAAAATCGAGAagacaaaattattatgaacaATATTGAGCAAAAAGATAAAGAACTGAAAAACAGTCAGGAGGATTATTCAACTCAAATCGATGTTAGTAGTATGGatgaaatttatttaaaaaatttacaaaaaaaaaataaaagagatATAGATGAtgagaatataaaaaattctgTTGATGAactattttattcaaaaggcacaaaaaaaaaattaatgaaaagacttatttttaatagtaaTTGTGATTATATggatttaattaataaatatcaaGAATTTAAAGAAATTGATGAAGACAAATTTTATGCTTTGGATAATAGTGTAAATAATTCTACAAATTTAGAACAAGACGGAAATAAAgcaaatgataaatttgGATATTTGCATGAAGTAGAAAGAGAAAAtattgatgaaaataaatatataaatacaaattttaaatatttaaaaaataatacaaatatatcaattttttctgaagtaggaaaaaaagaaatattagaTACAtgcaaaagaaaaaaaaatatgcaaaatgaaataaataaaaatagtcaagaaaaaaatatctttaataatgatatatttttttggttGAAGCGAAAAGTTCATAGGTCTATTGATTGGAATATTTCACCTGATAGATTGAACAAACAGGATGATATAATAGATGTAACGGAATTGAATTGTCtagagaaaaataatactcCTGAGTCTGACATGGTAGaagaaggaaaaaatatatctgcttatgataaattagacaaacaaaaattaattctcgacaaaaataatgaaaattttcaaacagatgaagaaaaaaaaacaaaaagagcttatatagaaaagaaaatatcTCCATtcaactttttaaaaaagttaaatataaatgtagtAGATGaggaaaataaagatatgaaaaaggaattagaaaatgaaaataataagaatgatgaaaaaataaaagaagcacgagaaaaagaaaaggaaTCATTGATACAAATGTATTTGAACAATTtggaagataaaaaaagcaaactaagtttaaataatattttagatAAAGAGAAAGAACCCCTAAACTTGTCAGACACAAACATAGATTCAAATTCAGTCCACAAATTTACTAGTGACAAAGATAGTGAGCATAGTTTGGAGTTTATTCCCATGGCGggaaatgataaaaaagatgaTGAAACAGTTATTGATGAGCTAATTTGTCAAGCTAACAATCAAGAAGACATAAAAAGGGAACCAAAAGATAAAACATATGAAGGTATAATAGATAAtagcaaaaatattttcaaaaaattaaaagaaaattatgaattatttaaaaaagaaaatatgtcaccatatatattagaagggtgtgaaaaatatataaattattattatggtATAGAAaaggaagaaaaaataaaagagatGAAACAATATTCagaattaaatttttatgatgTAATAAaggataaaaattttactatcgaaaattataatatgcttataaaaagtaaaatactatttaataaagaagaagaagcatttaattattttaatttattaaaaaaatatgattttaaaataaatgtggatacatataatagttTAATGTACACATGTATTGTTCAGAAAAATGCTAAATTAAGTagattaatttatttgcaAATGATAAAAGATATGTTTATAcctaataaaaatacattttgtATTATGATTAAATCACATATATTagataatgatataaaaagtgcttttcatttatatagaaaaatggTTAAAGAGGAAATCGAAGTAGACCTACCAATTTATTCAACACTAATAGATGgattaataaaacataaattatataaaagagctgaaaatttttataattatattataaattataaaaatgttgtacctgatgaaatattatatactatTATGATCAAAAATTGTTCATATAATGGAGAAGctgaaaaatgtttaaacATTTATGAAACAATGttatcaaataatttgaGAATAACTGATATAACTTtaatagaaataattaattgtTTATCAAAAAGAGttgattattttcataaagttttccatttttataatatttatttagcTAACGATATGAAACTAAACCATCGaattatgttatatatgattataGCTTGCTCAAATAgtggaaatataaaaagactaaaagaaatattaaaaactatgaataaatataaaataaaaatcacTGATGAAATgtattgttatattataagGGCTTTTGCAAATAACTGTAAAAGTAGAAATATGCAAAtaagtgaaaaaaacaacaatataaaatatgcttggggtattatatattatatgatgaatattagaaaaaataacataaatGACAAATCTAATGTTTCAGGATCATCAACAGAAAATGAGCATACAAATTCCCcattaattcaaaaaaaaaatcatattgTAAATACTAAACTACTGAACAGTATAgttctattatatattaattgtGAGTATTATGAATACTCTATAAATATgctaaaatattattcatatttccATTGTATCCCAGATTATTATACTTTTAATATGCTATTTAAAAtgcttttttataaacaaaaagatTATGGAAAGGTTATATGCCTGTACAACTATATGGTAaataatactaatataaaaatagatgAACATACATTTGATTTAGTATTAAATTCAGctattaaaacaaaatcgtcaaaaaatactttatttattttacggCATATGTTTACTGCCAAAATTTATCCAACTCCTAAAAcgattaaaaaattatttcatgTTGCTAGACATATTACAGATATTCaacttattattaatagtaTGATACatcaacaaaaaaaagacatatatgaagaaaatgttaaagaaaatcaacttatacaattaaatattgatgaatatgaattgaatttatttaaagatGGTAAAACTTTTAAAACCAAATCAGAGATCGATCAAGTAAGGgatcaattttttaaaagaaaggAAAGAATTGAAaaggataaaaaaatgtcaaaaaataaaaaatcatcTGATTGGCTACCTTATGGGCAATATTTGCAAAGCAAGAAAAAGGGAGGAGAGATTTATGCCAAGAAAGTTGACAGACCCAGGCCCCTTCCATTCGATtga